DNA sequence from the Coccidioides posadasii str. Silveira chromosome 5, complete sequence genome:
ACTTCGCTTTCCTTTTATCAACCACCCAACGCCCCGTCAATCCACAGCATCCCATGCATGGCAAATACAACAACAACTTTTTGGCGCCTTTTTCGTGGGGTAAAACCACCGGAACAAATGGCGCCGACGCCTTTGCACCTTTTGAGCGATAATCATGAACGtctgtccttttttttttccattaCAATGATCCGTTTCAAACTCCCCACTCCTAGCACCCTAAGGAACCTTGATATGACGTTTGAagagttaaaaaaaaaaaaaaaaaaaaaaaaaaagaaaaaaaacttGCATTTAACCCCCTCAATCCTCACTTTCTCATATCATCCGTTCGATATGATTAAGCaactcctttttttttaagcttCTGGTCATTATTCGGAAAGCCCCTCGCCCCTCTCCAGAaccaaacaaaaaaagggtTGGTTGTTCGGGTCGCTGAGGGGCGATGTTCCGGAATCAGCTCACCGCCAATTTCACATCCCACGGATGGCAATGTACTCTTTATTTTGCCTTTCTCCCTTTGCCCAGGACCTCAGGGATGAGGGGCGATAgaagagtgagagagaggaCGCGAAGCGGTTGCATGGATGCACGTCCCGGAACCTGGGAAATCGTGTGGAATTGATTGATGCCCGGGCTGCTCGTTGATCTTTCCGCCTTGGCTTGGCGTGCATTTTGCAGGTGAAGCTATTTTTGCTTAGCCACGAGTATGAATGTATGCaggcatgtatgtatgtatggatGTATGTAAACCTGTGCACTCTTTTTTGAAATCTAGGCGTCCTGATGGGATGCTTATGGCGCGcgtatttatttattttttttttttttgccttcgAGGTCCGTGCTTTTCCAGTTTGACATCTCTTCTCTCAAAGATGTCTCGTTTCACGCCAGGGGCAAGGGACCAGCAGACGTGGTTCACGGCGTCTCATCGATGTTTCGTTTCGTGCCGGCGGCAGTGACAGAGAGGGATGGTTCATTGCGGGTGTACATACCTCAATACGTCCCGTGCTCCATCCTCCTCGGGTGTGAATGAACTGGTACGAAGTCCaaagtaactagttaacccATAACCAACCACTACTGAACCCATTATCGTGGTTTGAACAAAGGAACGCCgaggaattttttttttttttttagtaaAAGCAAGAGTTCCCCCCCACCCGCTTGTCAATATGAGCGATCCCGGAGATCTTCTCAAGTAAGTCCGTTTTAGTAAAATGATACGAGGACCGATGTACTTTTTCTTCAACAACCACAGGTGCTCCCTTCCTAGTGTCTTCCAGGAAATTCCCGGTCTCATAGCTCGAGTCCTCGTCAAGCGGTCGCTGAAAATCTTCTCAAAAGAAGATCGGACTCTCGCCCGATATCAACTCTAACGGCCCGCCGACAACCGAGGGGCGGCCTGTCTTGCTTGTTTGTGTGGTTAGAGTCGCTACATCTTTGAATTGATTTCCAAACGATCTCTCCATCTAAAGAAGGTTAACTAGTAGCCGTGCTCGATAGCGTCGGACAGGTACAAACTGTAGAAGAGGCCTTTATTCGCTGAAATCCACTAGACAAAATATGGCGATATGGAGAGAAAGCTGAATAGGTTGAATGTCAGCAGGTAGCCAACAATGCTTACCGGCTACCTTTTAAGTGAGAATGAGAGACTTGACGTTTTCTGTGAGCTCGTGCTATTACTCTGTTTAACACTTTGCTGGACTAGTTTGTATCCCCCGCGAATCGCTCAGAGATCATGATAATCGGACTCTGAGAGACTTAAAACACAATGTACCCACCGCTAGATCAACTTACTTGACTTTCACAGGTGTACTGCTTAAACTTGTAGCGGAGACTGGTGTGTGTTCTTCTTATGGAAACACTTTATGTCTGCCCATTATAGTGCAATTGAGTGTGAAAGGCGAGGTTGCTTGGTTGACAAGAAGCCCCACAAGGTGAATAGCCATCGGTGATCTTCCCGGAACATGGCCGAGTGGTCAATAGGAggaatattgttttggaaCAGGCTGCTTTGAAAGCATATCTGGGGGATTTTCTCGTACACAACATTCCCAGAGTCTTGGGAAGCCATCCGTCATAGGGCAGTGCGCCTGCTGTCCCAATATCTCGTGGTTTGCGTGGACGTCACTCTCAACAGTGAACAGAGATCTCGTTTCTTTTAGGATGACGCCAAGCAGCAACATCCGCCGTGAAGACCATCTCCGATCGCATCGCTCTTGATCGGAGTAAGTACAACAGAAAGTATAATAAGAACACATCTCCGTACGTTTTCGGAAAACAACCTACGCAAACCGCTTTCTCCGTGTTTGCGAATCATTTCTCTTCATGAGTCTGATGGTGTCGGAATTATGGAAATCCTCGCATTCGTGGAATGACGACAGAAGCCACATGATAGGGCTGTGGCGTACGCATGTTACGTAGTTACCTCATCAGGTGAGCGGACCTCCAAAGTACATCCCGAAGTGCTTGGTATTCTCTCTGAACCCGGTGTCTAAATGATATCCAAAAATGATGTTTTTCCGCCCGATGGTAGAAAGCCGTCAACCAACCACAGGAACAATAACAATGGATTCAAAAGAAAGGGGGCTGGTAAATTGCGGGGGAGAGCAATAATCTGACATCGTCGAATCCACCGATTGTCGGTGCTTGGCCAAGTGTCAGCCAATGACAACCAGATTCATCACAACAGGTGCTTTTGCCCACCCACAAAATTCATCATGTAGGGACGGATATCGATATGGATGGTTGCGATCTCAAGTACTGtcaagagagaagaccctTGAAATTTGAAAGCATCACGCAGTGACGGGTAGAAGCTGGTAACATCGCATTCTTCTCGGCCCTGCGCCTATCGCGCAATTGTTGCTCTTGGCGCTCAGGATTTCCCGGTACTCCTTGGTGGCCGATGCTTGTCGGGTTTGCAAGCACAGCTTAACCCACACGGGGCACAGCTAATTCTCTTATTCGTGTCTTGTCGGAAAATGGACCGCACCACGCTCAAAGATTCTGTTATCAGAGTAAATGTTATCTGTGTCAAACACGGTTCGGCAACCGTGTTTTTCCCCCCcaccgaaaaaaaaaaaaagaaaatgccGGCGAATTTGTGGGAGGCTTAACAAAAAGATCCACACAGACCTATCCACCCTGCAACCTTAAATTGCCAATTTGAATCCCCCGCATTATGAGCAAAATCTGCCAgggcgaaaaaaaaataccAGAGGTTGGCTCCAATGACACGCTATTCCACCGAGAAGGTCTCTCAGAGAGATTCTAATCGAGACAGGAGATCGCACGTCATAATACTGTGTGACCAAAGAGGGAGGAGTTGACAGCATGATCAACCTTCCTCTGGAACCAGGGTGACAAGAGCACACGGAGTCGCTGCAAACTCAAAAAACTTCCTATCATCCAAGTGACGAACTGGCACGGAGCGTTAGTTGTCAGATTGAGTTTGAGTTACGGAGTATCGCTTCGACCTTTCCGGATAAGAGTGCAGGAGGGATGCACATCGAAACATGTGAAGCGTCAGTCAGGAGGCACAGGATGATTTTTTGACAATGCTTAGGATGCCACACCGATCCCGAGACTCAAGGATGTGAATGCTGAAAGAGCTGAAACACCCATCTAAATTTGGCGTGGGGACATTGGCGGCTGCAGCACGGCTCGGTTTCAACCACACCAACCCGGAAAAGTGACTAGTTTCCCCGATGCATGCTGTATGGTGTCTGAGGCAGGGTGGTCCTCTCGGACGGAAAGCGGGGCAGTGACCCCAGAATGGTATCCCATTTCTCTCGGACAGAATAGCAATTGCAAAGCGGATGTGAATGACAAATGTAGGTTCTCCATAAAAGGGTAATATGGTGGACTATCCGGAGTGAAGGACAACacttgttgctgttgttggTATGCAGAACAACCACAAGGGGATTATTTTCGTGCATCGCTCTAGTTATCCTGTGGCTGGGTTTCAAATTATGTAATATGCCAAGATTGGTTTAACTTGTCCAATCAGAGAGCTGCCCGCAGCCACCCTGGTGTCAAGCAGGCACAAGCCACGTTCCTGGGGCTGATCATTGTGCTAACCCTCTCAGGCTTAGCTCATTCCGGGGAGCTGGTGCATTGCACCTGCCACTTACTCAGAAGTGAAGTAATCATGACGTCGCAGTAGTCGATGTGCATCTCGCCAACTTTGCGGGCGGGTTTTCGAGCTCCTGAGGCTCGAAAACCGCCCTGGCTCCTCGAGGATTGGCCAAACAAAGATGACAGCAAACTCCTCGAGAAGAAGACTGCAGATGAAATCTCCGAGAACGGATGGCGacgaaaaagaagaggactACGGTCTCCCAGACTTTCACACTCGATTCATCAATGAcgaagatcttgaagagtttgaaAAGGCTCTGAACGCGCCGCAAGCCTTGTCTCTCGTCGCAATAAATGACTGGAGGCCTATACACCGGCGGGTACGGAAACCGGGAAAGCTGCCAATAGTTCCTCAGAGGACCAAAGACGAAACGCGAGAAGGCGTCGTGTACACGCTGCTGAAATGGCCATTCCTGCTATTTGTGCTGTCATGGATCGTGTTCCTCGGGGCGTTATACATCTTAACACGGCTCTACATTTCGCTCTATGAGCATTTCTTTGCGTGGACGGGGCAAAGACAAAGACTGAGGAGGGCTCTTCATTCTACAGTCGACTACCAGCATTGGAAAAATGCAGCGAAGGAGTTGGACGAATATCTGGGGAATGACGCATGGAAGGAGCGCCCTCAATATGCATACTACGATAACACCACTGTGATGACGGTAGTAAGCCAGTTGAGGCAGCTTAAGGCGCAAACTGAAGCGGGTGGAATCAACGGCAAGGCTGCGGCCGAGGAACTCTGCACCCTATTGGAGGGATGCATCAAAACCAACTTTGCCGGAATAGAAAATCCACGGCTATATAGTGAAACTTACTATGGGACTAAAGATTTGGTTCAAGAGTTTATTGAAGAAGCACATACATCACTGAGGCTGGTTTTGACGAGTGAGCAGCTATCAGATGAAAGAAAACAGGGTCTGTTCAGGCACCTTGATACAAACTTTGGTCGTACCGTCTTGTGTCTATCAGGAGGAGCTACTCTAGCGTATTACCACTTTGGTGTTATCAAAGCCTTGCTTGATAACGATGTCCTTCCGGACATCATCTCCGGCACCTCGGGGGGAGCTCTCGTGGCGGCATTAGTGGCGACGAGAACCGACGAAGAGCTCAAAAAGCTTCTTGTCCCTGAGTTAGCACATAAAATTAAAGCTTGCCAGGATGGGATAGCGACTTGGGCAGTACGCTGTTGGCGAACTGGTGCACGTTTCGATGTGATGCAGTGGGCTGAACAGTGCAGCTGGTTTTGCAGAGGTTCTACAACCTTTCGTGAAGCATATGAACGAACTGGGCGTGTTCTCAACGTTTCATGTGTACCGTCAGATCCTCATTCGCCTACGATTTTAGCAAATTATCTTACATCACCGAACTGTGTTATTTGGAGTGCAGTCCTTGCCTCTGCTGCAGTTCCAGGAATCTTGAATCCTGTTGTATTGATGATGAAAAAGCCGGACGGTACACTTGCGCCTTATTCATTTGGGCATAAATGGAAAGATGGGAGTCTTCGGACGGATATTCCACTGAAGGCTCTGGATGTCCACTTTAATGCCAGTTTTTCCATCGTTTCACAGGTAGGTCTCAGTGAAAACAGCTTGCTACTCGGGAAGTGTTAGTTAACAGAGCCACAGGTCAATCCTCACAtcagccttttctttttcagcTCTCGAGGTTCAGTTGGCCGGCCCGTAACCCATCGAAAAGGCCGAGGTTGGCGTGGAGGTTTCCTTGGTTCCGCATTGGAACAGTATATCAAGCTAGACCTCAACAAATGGCTTAAAGTCATGCGACATCTTGAACTTCTTCCCCGACCCTTAGGCCAAGACTGGAGCGAAATTTGGCTCCAAAGGTTCAGCGGAACAGTGACCATATGGCCTAAATCCGTCCTATCAGATCTATATTATATTTTGTCTGACCCGAGCGTACAACGCTTAGCAAGGATGTTACATGAAGGACAACAATGCACGTTTCCCAAGATCAAATTTATCAGTAATAGGATGAAAATCGAACGAGTCATTGCCGAAGGGCTAATGAAAGATCCGGAATGGGCTGGGAGCGGGAGGTGGAACAATGTACCCGTTCGATCGCGGACTGATCAAACCCTTCCGTACGAGGAAAACGCCCAGCAGCGATCGGCCAGTATGTTGGCTGATACTGTGAGCCACCTGAGAGACACCGGTCATTTTAGAGAGGCACCGACCTCTCATCCGACAGGCTCGCCTGTACGTCCGACTTCTGGGCGCCGAAATAGCCTCATGGAAGAAATTAGACGGCAGTCTGCAGTGTTTTTTGATGATACCGATGATACCATGCCCAGCGACGATGAAAAATTTCCTTATCAAGGCCAGTCTAGTGGCACCAAGATTGGATAACTTgacttcctcttctttttcattttgtTGCATATTTTTGCATTTCAGGCTCACTGTTAACTTAGATTGTGCAATCTCCCCCAATTCTAGCTGGTCTTATTTCTGAACTCTAGAGCacgaatttttttttttttgttcttttaaatcatattttattttgattcCCCTCTCAATACTTTTGGTTTGCTACTGCATATCTCTCTTTAAAGAGTAGGAGCATTAAGCACAGGATGTGCGAACGTCATATATTTCAAGTTTGATATATCCAACGTTTGCATATTTATTCCGGTTCGACTACTTGTATATTACTCCGCACCAGATTCTCAATGTATTTGGACGGTTTTAGCGACCAAGCAAGGATTTATGGCTTCTGCCCATGCGCCCTTTGATTTCCTGAATTTTTTCCATAAAGTACTCCATGATCGTTTCGATTTGCTACTCCACATTGCAATATACTGATCCCCAGCGACCAGCCGGTCCTAAAGGATGCACCATAAACAAGATATTAGGGTATCAAATAACGAGCCATTTCTCTGTGATCTTCTTCGCCATCTCCACCTCCCCACCAAGCGAATAAAGACATTGCAAGGCATACGCTGCCTCACGTGCATAATCTTCCGCACAAGCACCGTCCCTATTCTTATCATCCACCTTCTGCAGCTGCTCCTTCTGCTTCTCGGCTTGGATCTCCCCACTCAACTCGAGGCATCTTTCATAGCCTCTAACCGCCAAGTGCGCGAGACCCAGCATATGCCATACCCTCGCGAAATTGAACTCGACTTCTTGTCTCTCCTGCGGAACACTACTATTCTCCCTTACCCTCCGATATTCTTGCATAAACGAGAGCCCTTGCATGATCAGGTAGTGCCTATTGTCGGACTGTCGTTTTAGCGAGTGATGGATATAACTCAGCCCTATGGACAGCAGGACCGCCGGATTCTCTGGATCAAGAGCGTATGCGCGCAAAAAGTAGTTGAGCGCATTAGTGAAGCTGTTTCCTGCGTAGAGAATGTGACCGTATAGCACGAGTAGAGAGACGTCCATGTCTTCGGCGGGTATGAGATTTCCGGACTCATCTTTTGTTGTGAGACTAGCACGCTCGGCGAAGAACGTTGGGCGAGGATCGGTGGTGGTGGATGAAGGATCTTCAGTGAGGGAATAGTCAATGGCTTTCACTTGACGCAGCATGAATTTCATGCTCGGGGAAGAGTGGAATAGGGACTTTCTCGGGT
Encoded proteins:
- a CDS encoding uncharacterized protein (EggNog:ENOG410PGZQ~COG:I~TransMembrane:1 (i97-116o)~BUSCO:2449at33183), whose product is MTANSSRRRLQMKSPRTDGDEKEEDYGLPDFHTRFINDEDLEEFEKALNAPQALSLVAINDWRPIHRRVRKPGKLPIVPQRTKDETREGVVYTLLKWPFLLFVLSWIVFLGALYILTRLYISLYEHFFAWTGQRQRLRRALHSTVDYQHWKNAAKELDEYLGNDAWKERPQYAYYDNTTVMTVVSQLRQLKAQTEAGGINGKAAAEELCTLLEGCIKTNFAGIENPRLYSETYYGTKDLVQEFIEEAHTSLRLVLTSEQLSDERKQGLFRHLDTNFGRTVLCLSGGATLAYYHFGVIKALLDNDVLPDIISGTSGGALVAALVATRTDEELKKLLVPELAHKIKACQDGIATWAVRCWRTGARFDVMQWAEQCSWFCRGSTTFREAYERTGRVLNVSCVPSDPHSPTILANYLTSPNCVIWSAVLASAAVPGILNPVVLMMKKPDGTLAPYSFGHKWKDGSLRTDIPLKALDVHFNASFSIVSQVNPHISLFFFSSRGSVGRPVTHRKGRGWRGGFLGSALEQYIKLDLNKWLKVMRHLELLPRPLGQDWSEIWLQRFSGTVTIWPKSVLSDLYYILSDPSVQRLARMLHEGQQCTFPKIKFISNRMKIERVIAEGLMKDPEWAGSGRWNNVPVRSRTDQTLPYEENAQQRSASMLADTVSHLRDTGHFREAPTSHPTGSPVRPTSGRRNSLMEEIRRQSAVFFDDTDDTMPSDDEKFPYQGQSSGTKIG